One genomic window of Pelmatolapia mariae isolate MD_Pm_ZW linkage group LG5, Pm_UMD_F_2, whole genome shotgun sequence includes the following:
- the LOC134628244 gene encoding trichohyalin-like, whose amino-acid sequence MSQTEDTKRQEVDLNALPWDEPLDPYLSSLPWSDQVEIEEKPSEEMEDEALTNTDKIKFLMEENERKSAELKKLSYQLQEKEAIIEEKQQDLNDMDKKNQELQRKLDQALQQNKKLLQEKKQDGMKKRGLHSNLRDMELMYSADKKRLDDTLQANEKLLQEKREQQFKQKELDRKLQSIKQHSEGLQGKLDQALQQNKKLIQEKKQEDMKKRGMRCNLRDMELMYSVDKKRLDDTLQANEKLLQEKMEQEIKQKEMDCKLQSIEQHNQSLQGKLDEAVRQNKEILQEKEQLDRKQGDMECHLQHMEGKERMLQVKSDETLHKYQELLEEKEQLAIKQRGEKLLLQEFERKNQNLQELYNKMKFKASELEGENEQLQKQEATSKVLKERLEEKQAEIEEVEKKYNTLQKQNTEIIEELKILILEKKVLVEKQLEKKKKRFRFFRRKNTPSFTTADVTSSSSTSVRNQVTVSRPNMSQTEDTKRQEVDLNALPWDEPLDPYLSSLPWSDQVEIEEKPSEEMEDEALTNTDKIKFLMEENERKSAELKKLSYQLQEKEAIIEEKQQDLNDMDKKNQELQRKLDQALQQNKKLLQEKKQDGMKKRGLHSNLRDMELMYSADKKRLDDTLQANEKLLQEKREQQFKQKELDRKLQSIKQHSEGLQGKLDQALQQNKKLIQEKKQEDMKKRGMRCNLRDMELMYSVDKKRLDDTLQANEKLLQEKMEQEIKQKEMDCKLQSIEQHNQSLQGKLDEAVRQNKEILQEKEQLDRKQGDMECHLQHMEGKERMLQVKSDETLHKYQELLEEKEQLAIKQRGEKLLLQEFERKNQNLQELYNKMKFKASELEGENEQLQKQEATSKVLKERPNMSQTADTKRQEVDLNALPWDEPLDPYLSSLPWSDQVEIEEKRSEEMEDEALTNTDKIKFLMEENERKSAELKKLSYQLQEKEAIIEEKQQDLHDMDKKNQELQAKLDQALQQNKKLLQEKKQDGMKKRGLHSNLRDMEQMYSVDKKRLDDTLQANEKLLQEKREQQFKQKELDRKLQSIKQHSEGLQGKLDQALQQNKKLIQEKKQDGMKKRGLHSNLRDMEQMYSVDKKRLDDTLQANEKLLQEKREQQFKQKELDRKLQSIKQHSEGLQGKLDQALQQNKKLIQEKKQEDMKKRGMRCNLRDMELMYSVDKKRLDDTLQANEKLLQEKMEQESKQKEMDCKLQSIEQHNQSLQGKLDEAVRQNKEILQEKEQLDRKQGDMECQLQHMEGKERMLQVKSDETLHKYQELLEEKEQLAIKQRGEKLLLQEFERKNQNLQELYNKMKFKASELEGENEQLQKQEATSKVLKERLEEKQAEIEEVEKKCNTLQKQNTEIIEELKILILEKKVLVEKQLEKKKKRFRFFRRKNTSSSTTADVTSSSSTSVPV is encoded by the exons ATGTCTCAAACCGAAGATACAAAGAGACAAGAAGTTGACCTCAACGCTCTTCCCTGGGATGAGCCACTAGACCCTTACCTTTCCTCTCTTCCTTGGAGTGACCAAGTGGAAATAGAGGAAAAGCCTTCGGAAGAAATGGAGGATGAAgcgctcacaaacacagacaagatTAAGTTCTTGATGGAGGAAAATGAGCGAAAGAGCGCTGAACTaaaaaagttgtcataccagCTTCAAGAAAAAGAAGCTATTATTGAGGAGAAACAACAGGATCTCAATGACATGGACAAAAAGAACCAGGAGCTCCAAAGAAAGCTTGATCAAGctctgcaacaaaataaaaaactcctCCAAGAGAAGAAACAAGACGGCATGAAGAAGAGAGGGCTGCACAGCAATCTCCGAGACATGGAGTTAATGTACAGTGCTGACAAAAAAAGGCTTGATGACACACTACAAGCaaatgagaagcttcttcaagaGAAAAGGGAACAACAGTTCAAACAAAAAGAATTGGATCGCAAGCTTCAGAGCATCAAGCAACACAGTGAAGGCTTGCAAGGAAAGCTTGATCAAGctctgcaacaaaataaaaaactcatccaagaaaagaaacaagaggACATGAAGAAAAGAGGGATGCGCTGCAATCTCCGAGACATGGAGCTAATGTACAGTGTTGACAAAAAAAGGCTTGATGACACACTGCAAGCaaatgagaagcttcttcaagagaaaatggaacaagagatcaaacaaaaagaaatggattGCAAGCTTCAGAGCATCGAGCAACACAATCAAAGCTTGCAAGGAAAGCttgatgaagctgtgcgacaaaataaagaaatcctcCAAGAGAAAGAGCAGCTGGACAGAAAGCAGGGAGACATGGAGTGCCATCTCCAGCACATGGAGGGAAAAGAAAGGATGCTGCAGGTAAAGTCTGATGAGACACTGCACAAATATCAAGAGCTGCTTGAAGAGAAAGAACAGCTGGCCATTaagcagagaggagaaaaacttCTTCTCCAGGAGTTTGAGAGGAAAAACCAAAATCTGCAGGAACTTTAcaacaaaatgaagttcaaagCATCTGAGCTGGAAGGAGAAAATGAACAACTGCAAAAACAGGAGGCAACATCTAAAGTGCTGAAAGAAAGGTTGGAAGAAAAACAAGCCGAAATAGAAGAAGTGGAGAAAAAATACAATACGCTGCAGAagcaaaatacagaaataatcGAGGAGTTGAAAATCCTCATCCTCGAGAAAAAGGTGCTCGTGGAAAagcagctggaaaaaaagaaaaaacgctTCCGCTTCTTCCGGAGGAAGAACACTCCTTCTTTCACTACTGCCGATGTCAcctcatcttcctccacctcc GTCAGGAATCAGG TCACTGTATCCAGACCCAACATGTCTCAAACCGAAGATACAAAGAGACAAGAAGTTGACCTCAACGCTCTTCCCTGGGATGAGCCACTAGACCCTTACCTTTCCTCTCTTCCTTGGAGTGACCAAGTGGAAATAGAGGAAAAGCCTTCGGAAGAAATGGAGGATGAAgcgctcacaaacacagacaagatTAAGTTCTTGATGGAGGAAAATGAGCGAAAGAGCGCTGAACTaaaaaagttgtcataccagCTTCAAGAAAAAGAAGCTATTATTGAGGAGAAACAACAGGATCTCAATGACATGGACAAAAAGAACCAGGAGCTCCAAAGAAAGCTTGATCAAGctctgcaacaaaataaaaaactcctCCAAGAGAAGAAACAAGACGGCATGAAGAAGAGAGGGCTGCACAGCAATCTCCGAGACATGGAGTTAATGTACAGTGCTGACAAAAAAAGGCTTGATGACACACTACAAGCaaatgagaagcttcttcaagaGAAAAGGGAACAACAGTTCAAACAAAAAGAATTGGATCGCAAGCTTCAGAGCATCAAGCAACACAGTGAAGGCTTGCAAGGAAAGCTTGATCAAGctctgcaacaaaataaaaaactcatccaagaaaagaaacaagaggACATGAAGAAAAGAGGGATGCGCTGCAATCTCCGAGACATGGAGCTAATGTACAGTGTTGACAAAAAAAGGCTTGATGACACACTGCAAGCaaatgagaagcttcttcaagagaaaatggaacaagagatcaaacaaaaagaaatggattGCAAGCTTCAGAGCATCGAGCAACACAATCAAAGCTTGCAAGGAAAGCttgatgaagctgtgcgacaaaataaagaaatcctcCAAGAGAAAGAGCAGCTGGACAGAAAGCAGGGAGACATGGAGTGCCATCTCCAGCACATGGAGGGAAAAGAAAGGATGCTGCAGGTAAAGTCTGATGAGACACTGCACAAATATCAAGAGCTGCTTGAAGAGAAAGAACAGCTGGCCATTaagcagagaggagaaaaacttCTTCTCCAGGAGTTTGAGAGGAAAAACCAAAATCTGCAGGAACTTTAcaacaaaatgaagttcaaagCATCTGAGCTGGAAGGAGAAAATGAACAACTGCAAAAACAGGAGGCAACATCTAAAGTGCTGAAAGAAAG ACCCAACATGTCTCAAACCGCAGATACAAAGAGACAAGAAGTTGACCTCAACGCTCTTCCCTGGGATGAGCCACTAGACCCTTACCTTTCCTCTCTTCCTTGGAGTGACCAAGTGGAAATAGAGGAAAAGCGTTCGGAAGAAATGGAGGATGAAgcgctcacaaacacagacaagatTAAGTTCTTGATGGAGGAAAATGAGCGAAAGAGCGCTGAACTaaaaaagttgtcataccagCTTCAAGAAAAAGAAGCTATTATTGAGGAGAAACAACAGGATCTCCATGACATGGACAAAAAGAACCAGGAGCTCCAAGCAAAGCTTGATCAAGctctgcaacaaaataaaaaactcctCCAAGAGAAGAAACAAGACGGCATGAAGAAGAGAGGGCTGCACAGCAATCTCCGAGACATGGAGCAAATGTACAGTGTAGACAAAAAAAGGCTTGATGACACACTACAAGCaaatgagaagcttcttcaagaGAAAAGGGAACAACAGTTCAAACAAAAAGAATTGGATCGCAAGCTTCAGAGCATCAAGCAACACAGTGAAGGCTTGCAAGGAAAGCTTGATCAAGctctgcaacaaaataaaaaactcatccaagaaaagaaacaagacGGCATGAAGAAGAGAGGGCTGCACAGCAATCTCCGAGACATGGAGCAAATGTACAGTGTAGACAAAAAAAGGCTTGATGACACACTACAAGCaaatgagaagcttcttcaagaGAAAAGGGAACAACAGTTCAAACAAAAAGAATTGGATCGCAAGCTTCAGAGCATCAAGCAACACAGTGAAGGCTTGCAAGGAAAGCTTGATCAAGctctgcaacaaaataaaaaactcatccaagaaaagaaacaagaggACATGAAGAAAAGAGGGATGCGCTGCAATCTCCGAGACATGGAGCTAATGTACAGTGTTGACAAAAAAAGGCTTGATGACACACTGCAAGCaaatgagaagcttcttcaagaGAAAATGGAACAAGAGAGCAAGCAAAAAGAAATGGATTGCAAGCTTCAGAGCATCGAGCAACACAATCAAAGCTTGCAAGGAAAGCttgatgaagctgtgcgacaaaataaagaaatcctcCAAGAGAAAGAGCAGCTGGACAGAAAGCAGGGAGACATGGAGTGCCAACTCCAGCACATGGAGGGAAAAGAAAGGATGCTGCAGGTAAAGTCTGATGAGACACTGCACAAATATCAAGAGCTGCTTGAAGAGAAAGAACAGCTGGCCATTaagcagagaggagaaaaacttCTTCTCCAGGAGTTTGAGAGGAAAAACCAAAATCTGCAGGAACTTTAcaacaaaatgaagttcaaagCATCTGAGCTGGAAGGAGAAAATGAACAACTGCAAAAACAGGAGGCAACATCTAAAGTGCTGAAAGAAAGGTTGGAAGAAAAACAAGCCGAAATAGAAGAAGTAGAGAAAAAATGCAATACGCTGCAGAagcaaaatacagaaataatcGAGGAGTTGAAAATCCTCATCCTCGAGAAAAAGGTGCTCGTGGAAAagcagctggaaaaaaagaaaaaacgctTCCGCTTCTTCCGGAGGAAGAACACTTCTTCTTCCACTACTGCCGATGTCAcctcatcttcctccacctccgtTCCAGTTTAA